A genome region from Trueperaceae bacterium includes the following:
- a CDS encoding sulfatase, which produces MSGPPTHLVMIDCHDLGRHLGCYGRTAVPSDAIDALAADGVRFDAAYATAPQCSPSRASLYTGRHAHDVGMLGLAHAPFDWALHPGTRYLASYLQAAGWATHHVGVQHVATDTPAHVRALGFDTHDASHALAPDVADHAARRIRDADGPTFVNVGFFEPHRHADGRYGVHPPYDARGIDVPPYLPDVPDVRAEMAAVQGAIHALDRGVARILEAVAARPDADDTWVVFTTDHGLALPRAKASMYDPGLGVALVMRWPAGGLTGGRSVDALTSHVDLVPTLLEGLGLSIPAELHGRSLWPLLQGDAATLHDAVYAEKTFHTAYEPQRMVRTDRYKLVANLEVDVLNVPGDVLRSPVTPHMVDTIARERPPLELYDLQADPDEGTNLADDPAHADVRRHLAADLLAWMRATDDPVLAGPVPSPYRAAALRALGADVEADA; this is translated from the coding sequence ATGAGCGGCCCCCCGACGCACCTGGTGATGATCGACTGCCACGACCTCGGGCGGCACCTCGGCTGCTACGGCCGAACCGCCGTCCCGAGCGACGCGATCGACGCGCTCGCCGCGGACGGCGTCCGCTTCGACGCCGCCTACGCCACCGCTCCGCAGTGCTCCCCCAGCCGCGCCTCGCTCTATACGGGTCGGCACGCGCACGACGTCGGCATGCTCGGCCTCGCGCACGCCCCCTTCGATTGGGCGCTGCACCCCGGCACGCGCTACCTGGCGTCCTACCTGCAGGCCGCCGGCTGGGCCACGCACCACGTCGGCGTGCAGCACGTCGCGACCGACACGCCCGCGCACGTCCGCGCCCTCGGCTTCGACACGCACGACGCGTCGCACGCCCTCGCGCCCGACGTCGCGGACCACGCCGCGCGGCGGATCCGCGACGCCGACGGCCCCACCTTCGTGAACGTCGGGTTCTTCGAACCCCACCGCCACGCCGACGGCCGCTACGGCGTCCACCCGCCGTACGACGCGCGCGGCATCGACGTCCCCCCCTACCTCCCCGACGTGCCCGACGTCCGCGCGGAGATGGCGGCGGTGCAGGGCGCCATCCACGCCCTCGATCGCGGCGTCGCCCGCATCCTCGAGGCGGTCGCGGCCCGCCCCGACGCCGACGACACGTGGGTGGTGTTCACCACCGACCACGGCCTGGCGTTGCCGCGCGCGAAGGCCTCGATGTACGACCCGGGGCTCGGGGTCGCGCTGGTCATGCGTTGGCCGGCCGGCGGCCTCACCGGCGGGCGGAGCGTCGATGCGCTCACCAGCCACGTCGACCTGGTCCCCACCCTCCTCGAGGGCCTCGGGCTGTCCATCCCCGCGGAACTGCACGGCCGCAGCCTGTGGCCGCTCCTGCAGGGCGACGCGGCGACCCTGCACGACGCGGTGTACGCCGAGAAGACCTTCCACACCGCCTACGAACCGCAACGCATGGTCCGCACCGACCGCTACAAGTTGGTCGCGAACCTCGAGGTGGACGTCCTCAACGTCCCCGGCGACGTCCTCCGCAGCCCGGTCACGCCGCACATGGTCGACACCATCGCGCGCGAGCGCCCCCCGCTGGAGCTGTACGACCTGCAGGCCGACCCGGACGAGGGCACGAACCTCGCCGACGACCCCGCCCACGCCGACGTCCGCCGCCACCTCGCCGCCGACCTGCTGGCCTGGATGCGGGCGACCGACGACCCCGTCCTGGCGGGGCCCGTGCCGTCGCCCTACCGCGCGGCGGCGCTGAGAGCGCTCGGGGCGGACGTCGAGGCCGACGCGTGA
- a CDS encoding carbohydrate ABC transporter permease, whose translation MTVRRLRAAARTTGFYALVFVVAAYALIPFVWAISTSLKSESELFGAARLIPRAPSLDNYVAVLSSASFMGSLANSVLVAGGSALLALAAGSFAAYALGRLRFRGKQAMLYAVLAMTMFPQISVLSGMYENVRELGLFGTQAAMLYAYPLFTLPFAAWVLTSFFRGLPREIEEAAVVDGATTAQIFVRILLPLTVPALVTTGLLTFIVSWNEYVFALAFTLTNPSAQTVPVAVAQFAGIVEQQEPIAEIMAAAIIVTVPLVVLVLIFQRRIAAGLTAGSVKG comes from the coding sequence ATGACCGTCCGTCGCCTCCGCGCCGCCGCGCGCACCACCGGCTTCTACGCCCTCGTGTTCGTCGTCGCCGCGTACGCCCTCATCCCCTTCGTCTGGGCGATCTCGACGTCCCTGAAAAGCGAGAGCGAACTGTTCGGCGCGGCCCGCCTCATCCCCCGCGCGCCGTCGCTCGACAACTACGTCGCGGTGCTCTCCAGCGCCAGCTTCATGGGGTCGCTCGCCAACAGCGTCCTCGTCGCCGGCGGCAGCGCCCTCCTCGCCCTCGCCGCCGGGTCGTTCGCGGCGTACGCCCTCGGGCGGCTGCGCTTCCGCGGCAAGCAGGCGATGCTGTACGCCGTCCTAGCGATGACGATGTTCCCGCAGATCTCGGTCCTGAGCGGCATGTACGAGAACGTCCGCGAGCTCGGCCTCTTCGGGACCCAGGCCGCGATGCTGTACGCCTACCCGCTGTTCACGCTGCCGTTCGCGGCGTGGGTCCTCACGTCGTTCTTCCGGGGGCTGCCCCGCGAGATCGAGGAGGCCGCCGTCGTCGACGGCGCCACCACCGCGCAGATCTTCGTGCGCATCCTGCTGCCCCTCACCGTGCCCGCGCTGGTGACGACCGGCCTCCTCACGTTCATCGTGAGTTGGAACGAGTACGTCTTCGCGCTCGCCTTCACCCTCACGAACCCGTCGGCGCAGACCGTCCCGGTCGCCGTCGCGCAGTTCGCCGGCATCGTCGAACAACAAGAACCCATCGCGGAGATCATGGCGGCCGCCATCATCGTCACCGTCCCCCTCGTCGTGCTGGTGTTGATCTTCCAGCGACGCATCGCGGCGGGCCTCACGGCGGGATCGGTGAAGGGATGA
- a CDS encoding sugar ABC transporter permease has protein sequence MPTPDAPPPPAVRLARLLGGFLAFAGLGAILLLLLSIAVHPDVRAGFDARLGAERPSWILAILDRFGLLVPSLVTGLGTAAIALGLRVAQRRAGAIRLARDLALWASIFAVGLVVARAAQGVPWGALEGPSGIVAASGGLAAAVALAGLAIASRLLLARLANDPTLETEPLPAREMRAAWNLLLPALLILVMVAARPLEATIVTSFTDKRFASDTVPQFVGLQNYRDLLTVRLDELTCRRDDDGACALDRDGDVRWNTLPVEALREGYRTAYVWNLPLLTGADTAWSLSALDERWVRSIWTTIVFTAVSVSGELLLGLFIALTVHSSFRGRGAMRAVMLIPWAIPTVVSARLWELMLDDTRAGVLNQALLSLGAIDAPLAWLTDPALQLPSVILIDVWKTAPFMALLLLAGLQVIPKELYESARVDGASRLREFFAITLPLLRPAIGVALIFRTLDALRVFDLFQVLLGRAQQSMSTYNFDVLINNQQAGYASAVGVLIFLLIFVFAVAYVRVLGVNRE, from the coding sequence ATGCCGACGCCCGACGCCCCCCCGCCCCCCGCCGTGCGCCTCGCCCGCCTCCTCGGGGGGTTCCTGGCGTTCGCCGGGCTCGGCGCGATCCTTCTCCTTCTGCTCTCCATCGCCGTCCATCCCGACGTCCGCGCCGGCTTCGACGCCCGCCTCGGCGCGGAACGCCCCTCGTGGATCCTGGCGATCCTCGACCGCTTCGGCCTGCTCGTCCCTTCTCTCGTCACCGGCCTCGGGACGGCGGCGATCGCGCTCGGCCTTCGCGTCGCGCAGCGGCGCGCCGGCGCCATCCGCCTCGCGCGGGACCTGGCGTTGTGGGCGTCGATCTTCGCCGTCGGGCTCGTCGTCGCCCGCGCGGCGCAGGGCGTCCCCTGGGGCGCTCTCGAGGGCCCGTCGGGCATCGTGGCGGCGTCGGGCGGCCTCGCGGCGGCGGTCGCCCTCGCCGGCCTCGCGATCGCGTCGCGCCTCCTCCTCGCACGGCTCGCGAACGACCCCACCCTCGAGACCGAACCGCTTCCCGCCCGCGAGATGCGCGCGGCGTGGAACCTGCTCCTTCCGGCGCTGCTGATCCTCGTGATGGTCGCCGCCCGCCCCCTCGAGGCGACGATCGTCACGAGCTTCACCGACAAGCGGTTCGCCAGCGACACCGTCCCGCAGTTCGTGGGGCTGCAGAACTACCGGGACCTGCTCACCGTCCGCCTCGACGAACTCACCTGCCGCCGCGACGACGACGGCGCGTGCGCCCTCGACCGCGACGGCGACGTCCGCTGGAACACCCTCCCCGTCGAGGCGCTCCGCGAGGGCTACCGCACCGCGTACGTCTGGAACCTGCCGCTGCTCACCGGGGCCGACACCGCGTGGTCGCTCAGCGCCCTCGACGAACGGTGGGTCCGCAGCATCTGGACGACGATCGTGTTCACCGCCGTCAGCGTCTCCGGCGAACTGTTGTTGGGGCTGTTCATCGCCCTCACCGTCCACTCGAGCTTCCGCGGGCGGGGCGCCATGCGGGCGGTGATGCTGATCCCCTGGGCCATCCCCACGGTCGTGTCCGCACGGCTGTGGGAGTTGATGCTCGACGACACCCGCGCCGGCGTCCTGAACCAGGCGTTGTTGTCGCTCGGCGCGATCGACGCGCCCCTCGCCTGGCTCACCGACCCCGCCCTGCAACTCCCCAGCGTCATCCTGATCGACGTGTGGAAGACCGCCCCGTTCATGGCGCTGTTGCTGCTCGCCGGCCTGCAGGTCATCCCGAAGGAGCTCTACGAATCCGCCCGGGTCGACGGCGCCAGCCGCCTCCGCGAGTTCTTCGCCATCACGCTGCCGCTGCTGCGCCCCGCGATCGGGGTGGCGTTGATCTTCCGGACGCTCGACGCGCTCCGCGTCTTCGACCTGTTCCAGGTCCTGCTCGGGCGCGCGCAACAGAGCATGTCGACCTACAACTTCGACGTGTTGATCAACAACCAACAGGCGGGCTACGCCTCCGCGGTCGGGGTGTTGATCTTCCTCCTGATCTTCGTCTTCGCCGTCGCCTACGTCCGCGTCCTGGGGGTGAACCGCGAATGA